DNA from Deinococcus aquaedulcis:
CGTGTGCCCATCGTGCCCGCCGCTGTGATCTATGACCTGGGGGTGGGCGACCCCACGGTGCGCCCCGGCGAACGTGAAGGTGAACTCGCCGCCCGCGCTGCCAGCGCCGAGCCAGTGGCCCGGGGGCGGGTGGGGGCTGGCACCGGGGCCACCGCCGGCAAGTACCTGGGGACCGGGGCAGTGCCCGGCGGCCTGGGCAGTGTGCTGGTCGAGCGCCGTGGGGTGCAGGTGGGCGCGCTGGCGGTGGTGAACCCCATTGGCGACGTATTGGACGAGCAGGGTGGCGTGCTGGCCGGGCCCGGGGTGGGTCCGGGCGCCGTGGCCTTTACCCCCGGCGACGCCGAGAACACCACGCTGGTGGCCGTGGTCACCGAACATGCCCTGACCAAGCCCGAATGCCGCCGTCTGGCCGACGCCGCGCAGGCCGCCCTGGCGCGGGTGATTCACCCCAGCCACACCTTCTGGGACGGCGACAGCGCCTTCGTGCTCAGCAGTGGCGCGCGCCCGGCGGCCGATCCGCTGCTGCTGGGCGCGCTGGTGCAGGAAGCCGTCTGTGGGGCAGTGCGCGACGCGGTGAGGGCAGCGCAGGCGGAGAGTTTGAAAGCCTCTGCTGGGCTCTGAATGCCACGTCTCTCGCTCAGAGGCTCAATTGCCCAGTTGAGTCGCCCCAGAACGGCTCAGGCGCTTGTTCCTTCAGTGCCCTTTGGCCCGCTTTGGGTCAACGTCAGCCGCGCGCCCACCAGCCTGAACCCCGCCCGGCGGATGTTGCGTTCGCTGGGGCTGCTTGGGGTTACGAACACGCTGGCAAGGTCTGCCCCTGCCTGGGCGGCGGCGTGCAGCCGCGCCGAAAGAAGGTCGGTCTGCACGCCCTGGCCGCGATAGTCGGGCCGGGTGGACATGCCAAACAGCGCCGCCACCCTGGCTGTCACACTCAGGGCCGCGCTGCCCGCCGCCTCGCCCCCACGCCGGGCCACGAACAGCCGCGTGCCGGGAGCCGCCGCCACCACCTGCATGGTGGGGCCGCTCCCCTCCCCGAACCCCTGCGCCGACAGGGCGGCCCAGGTCTCGGCGTCATGGGTTTCCTGCACCTCGGCTCTGGGTGGCAGCGCCGTCAGGTCGTGGGCGTAGACGTGCAGCACGGTGCTCAGGGCGTAGCCGCGCGCCCCCAGGACTCCCAGCGCCCCCGG
Protein-coding regions in this window:
- a CDS encoding P1 family peptidase; this translates as MTPNRTLTGIPGFQVGHWTHAPARTGCTVILCPAGGAVASASFLGPSPGTREGVLLSPEKKVERVHALLLTGGSAFGLAAAAGVVRVLEERGIGHETPWARVPIVPAAVIYDLGVGDPTVRPGEREGELAARAASAEPVARGRVGAGTGATAGKYLGTGAVPGGLGSVLVERRGVQVGALAVVNPIGDVLDEQGGVLAGPGVGPGAVAFTPGDAENTTLVAVVTEHALTKPECRRLADAAQAALARVIHPSHTFWDGDSAFVLSSGARPAADPLLLGALVQEAVCGAVRDAVRAAQAESLKASAGL
- a CDS encoding GNAT family N-acetyltransferase, giving the protein MPLPPDVLPRLSRAEAQAHSRYGRAATFGPLHAAFVGLGLPLNAAWHDGTRPPDADALAAFEAFCAEVGTPPTVHLLSDAVPGALGVLGARGYALSTVLHVYAHDLTALPPRAEVQETHDAETWAALSAQGFGEGSGPTMQVVAAAPGTRLFVARRGGEAAGSAALSVTARVAALFGMSTRPDYRGQGVQTDLLSARLHAAAQAGADLASVFVTPSSPSERNIRRAGFRLVGARLTLTQSGPKGTEGTSA